The genomic interval CAAGCTTTGCGCAAGCCTCCCCATCGCTCATAGCCGCCCCCATGTAAAGGTGGAGCACGGTCCCGCCGGTGTATTTGGATTGCAGATCTTCCTGGAGTGCAAGCGCCTCAAAGGGATCTGGGGTATGAGATACCGGCAGCTGGGAAGAATTGGTGTAATAGGGTTCTTCATCCGTACCAGCGTGAAGAATACCGGGGTAGCGCTTAATATCCTCCTTGGCCAGCCTGTAGGTGGCGCCCTCGGCCGGGGTGGCCTCAAGATTAAACAGGTGACCTGTGCGTTCTTGAGCCTTGACTAGCAGATCGTTGATGTGATCAAGCAGGCGAGCCACCTGGGCATGGCCCTGAGGATCGGTGAGGTCGTAGGCGTCGTGGGTGAAATTACGGATCATCTCATTGCAGCCGTTAACTCCGATCGTGGAGAAATGATTGTCCAAGCTCGGCAGCCACCGGGAGCTATAGGGATAAAGGCCCGCGTCCATTTGCTTAGCCACAAAGGCCCGGCGGCGTTCGAGGGTATCTATGCCGAGATCAACAAGCTTTTCGACGCTTGCCAGCAGGCCTTTCTCATCATCAGCATGGAGATACCCCAAGCGGGCACAGTTGAGAGTGACCACGCCGATGGAACCGGTCAACTCCGCCGAGCCAAAGAGTCCATTACCGCGTTTGAGCAGTTCGCGGAGGTCCAGTTGCAAGCGGCAGCACATGGAGCGAATCATGCCGGGGTCAAGGTCGGAGTTAATAAAGTTTTGGAAATAGGGCAGTCCATATTTCGCGGTCATGGTGAAGAGAGCTTTGGAATTCGACGAATCCCAGTCGAAATCCTTGGTGATGTTGTATGTGGGGATGGGGAAAGTGAAGGGGCGTCCGTCTGCGTCGCCCGCGCTCATGACCTCAATGAATGCGCGATTGATGATGTCCATCTCTGCTTGCAGTTCGCCATACGTAAACGCCTGTAGTTCCTCGCCGATGAATGGAACCTGGTCCTGCAAATCCTCGGGGCAGGTCCAATCGAAAGTGAGGTTGGTGAATGGTGTCTGTGTGCCCCAGCGCGAGGGGACATTGAGATTGAAAATGAACTCCTGCATTTGTTGGAGGACATCGTCGTAGCTGAGGTTATCCAAGCGGACAAAGGGGGCCATGTATGTGTCAAAAGAGCTGAATGCTTGTGCTCCGGCCCACTCGTTTTGCAAGGTGCCAAGGAAATTGACTATCTGCCCGCATGCGGAAGAGAAATGCTTGGGGGGATGTGAGGAGATTGTGCCTGAAACACCGTTGAATCCCTGTTCCAGAAGCTGGCGCAAAGACCAGCCTGCGCAATAGCCGGAAAGCATATCCAGATCATGAATGTGGATGGTGCCATCGCGATGCGCCTGTCCGGCTTCTGGGGTGAAGACATTATCCAACCAGTAATTGGCGGTGATTTTTCCCGCTGAATTGAGGATCATTCCGCCGAGGGAATAGTCCTGGTTTGCGTTGGCATTGACGCGCCAGTCCGATCGATCGAGGTATTCCTCGATAGTGGAACGGGAATTAACATGGGATTCGCTCATAGGAAATAACATAGGCGGAATTATTCCTTTGTAACTACAGCATATAGTTGTTGAAGTGTCATCAATTACTAGATGTTGTGGTGGGGCTGT from Corynebacterium ulcerans carries:
- a CDS encoding ribonucleoside triphosphate reductase; the encoded protein is MLFPMSESHVNSRSTIEEYLDRSDWRVNANANQDYSLGGMILNSAGKITANYWLDNVFTPEAGQAHRDGTIHIHDLDMLSGYCAGWSLRQLLEQGFNGVSGTISSHPPKHFSSACGQIVNFLGTLQNEWAGAQAFSSFDTYMAPFVRLDNLSYDDVLQQMQEFIFNLNVPSRWGTQTPFTNLTFDWTCPEDLQDQVPFIGEELQAFTYGELQAEMDIINRAFIEVMSAGDADGRPFTFPIPTYNITKDFDWDSSNSKALFTMTAKYGLPYFQNFINSDLDPGMIRSMCCRLQLDLRELLKRGNGLFGSAELTGSIGVVTLNCARLGYLHADDEKGLLASVEKLVDLGIDTLERRRAFVAKQMDAGLYPYSSRWLPSLDNHFSTIGVNGCNEMIRNFTHDAYDLTDPQGHAQVARLLDHINDLLVKAQERTGHLFNLEATPAEGATYRLAKEDIKRYPGILHAGTDEEPYYTNSSQLPVSHTPDPFEALALQEDLQSKYTGGTVLHLYMGAAMSDGEACAKLVRRSLENFRLPYVTITPTFSICPTHGYISGEHPECPDCGEKTEMWTRVMGYFRPVQSFNTGKKGEFHERTYFAEALA